In the Colletotrichum lupini chromosome 1, complete sequence genome, one interval contains:
- a CDS encoding pre-rRNA-processing protein TSR2 yields MWPALTLAVQNHWGGPDSADKRDWFAGAVADIFPTFTKITAAGQAMPATAAAAAEEPDTGYVETMLLQVMLDEFEVNVDDETGYDVAEQIVKLRAECAKGNFAAVDELRTKWESRKGAKVEGLYKKVEAGDQDTDWEDDDSQDDDEDDVEMDDAPQLVRAPKEKQEPEVDEDGFTTVTKKKR; encoded by the coding sequence ATGTGGCCCGCCCTCACCCTCGCCGTCCAAAACCACTGGGGCGGCCCCGACTCCGCCGACAAACGAGACTGGTTCGCCGGCGCCGTCGCCGACATCTTCCCGACTTTCACAAAAATCACCGCCGCAGGCCAGGCGATGCCCGCCacggccgccgccgccgcagagGAGCCCGACACGGGCTACGTCGAGACCATGCTGCTGCAGGTCATGCTCGACGAGTTCGAGGTCAACGTCGACGACGAGACGGGCTACGACGTCGCCGAGCAGATTGTCAAGCTGCGCGCCGAGTGCGCCAAGGGAAACTTTGCCGCCGTCGACGAGCTGCGCACCAAGTGGGAGAGCCGCAAGGGCGCCAAGGTGGAGGGCttgtataaaaaggtcgagGCCGGCGACCAGGATACCGACTGGGAGGACGACGACAGccaagacgacgacgaggatgaTGTCGAGATGGACGATGCGCCTCAGCTTGTGCGTGCGCCAAAGGAGAAGCAGGAGCCCGAGGTCGACGAAGACGGTTTCACCACGGTCaccaagaagaagagatAA
- a CDS encoding BSD domain-containing protein has translation MEDRKRPQKRKRFRQWPRRGIHTWTYCCLPALTTMQPSTTPPVRGKRKGKSSLMSEARHHSPAHSSSQLLDSAALAMDLAYDHIQENSLPKDADKKNGDAKDTKSDQPQSSLNDDLQEAYKAISSSPWGMRIGGFLGSAVKQGQEVYKEASKEVTELGQDASKGFSSIINRTRSLTVNTTTQDESSGDKSKETDSQTTPTKTRDLAASDDAMSSSENYLTRLRSEAAKRLKDLQKAEDAADEALLRFGTNISNFLKEAVSIAPPTDANSQGGAVMFESKDAQGKRVIHTSRQDAQLHVIHTSTESFAKDPATEEFATWAKTFDAEKKTAEISDDLNKYPELRTTMEKLVPDQVPYAEFWKRYYFLRHGLEAAETRRRDLLKDTAASAEDEVGWDDDSDDEATTTTAPAPATAAAATPAPAAGAAPKTEKTQARPPSAESSTTIQPPAQTSSTLKPAESRKSNDEKSQADSDTSYDVVGATSGVPSQAPNSPKDSRKADDSDDDWE, from the exons ATGGAAGACCGCAAAAGGCCACAGAAACGAAAGAGGTTCCGGCAGTGGCCGCGCCGGGGGATCCACACGTGGACGTACTGTTGTCTCCCCGCATTGACCACCATGCAGCCGTCCACCACCCCGCCCGTCAGGGGGAAACGGAAGGGAAAGAGCAGCCTCATGTCAGAAGCCAGACATCATTCGCCCGCCCACAGCAGCTCTCAACT CTTGGATTCTGCCGCCCTTGCCATGGATCTGGCGTACGATCACATCCAGGAGAACTCGCTCCCCAAGGATGCCGATAAGAAGAATGGCGACGCCAAGGACACCAAATCCGACCAGCCGCAGTCATCTTTGAACGATGACTTGCAGGAGGCCTACAAGGCCATCTCGTCCAGTCCTTGGGGCATGCGCATCGGTGGCTTCTTGGGAAGTGCCGTGAAGCAG GGACAAGAAGTCTACAAGGAAGCCTCCAAGGAGGTGACGGAGCTCGGTCAGGACGCGTCCAAGGGCTTCAGCTCCATAATCAACCGAACGAGATCCCTCACCGTCAACACAACGACGCAAGATGAGTCTTCCGGAGACAAGAGCAAGGAGACCGACAGCCAGACGACGCCCACAAAGACCAGAGACTTGGCAGCTTCCGACGACGCCATGAGCAGCTCCGAGAACTACCTCACCAGGCTTCGCTCCGAGGCAGCCAAGCGGCTCAAGGACCTGCAAAAGGCCGAGGACGCCGCCGACGAGGCTCTGCTCCGCTTCGGCACCAATATCAGCAACTTCCTCAAGGAGGCCGTCAGCATCGCGCCGCCTACCGACGCCAACAGCCAGGGCGGCGCCGTCATGTTCGAGAGCAAGGACGCGCAGGGCAAGCGCGTCATCCACACCTCGAGGCAAGACGCCCAGCTGCACGTCATCCACACGAGCACCGAGAGCTTCGCAAAGGACCCTGCCACGGAGGAATTCGCGACCTGGGCCAAGACGTTTGACGCGGAAAAGAAGACGGCAGAGATTAGCGACGACCTGAACAAGTACCCCGAACTGCGAACGACGATGGAGAAGCTCGTGCCCGACCAGGTTCCCTATGCTGAGTTCTGGAAGAGATACTACTTCCTCAGACATGGTCTGGAGGCTGCCGAGACCCGAAGACGCGATTTGCTCAAGG ACACAGCTGCTTCTGCCGAGGACGAAGTTGGCTGGGATGATGACTCCGATGATGAGGCCACCACAACTACTGCTCCTGCTCCTGCTaccgccgctgccgccacTCCCGCCCCTGCTGCTGGCGCTGCTCCCAAGACTGAGAAGACGCAAGCCCGCCCGCCATCAGCCGAGTCTTCCACTACCATCCAGCCTCCCGCCCAAACCTCCTCCACCCTGAAGCCTGCCGAGTCACGCAAGTCCAACGACGAAAAGTCCCAGGCCGACAGTGACACCAGCTACGACGTTGTCGGTGCCACCTCTGGCGTCCCCAGCCAAGCCCCCAACAGCCCCAAGGACTCCCGCAAGGCCGACGATAGTGACGATGACTGGGAGTAG